In Cotesia glomerata isolate CgM1 linkage group LG3, MPM_Cglom_v2.3, whole genome shotgun sequence, one genomic interval encodes:
- the LOC123261472 gene encoding uncharacterized protein LOC123261472 — MTKISQCVNEFLKTTRVKVTAKSISKNSVMPLQGTLSCDSVNAVPLSAESPQFLERRKDQSKIDEFVEEKSNQKENKEIFEDEDSKIDERGYEIIDFVQKRVCFFDTKDDEDNVDIEYRRTPRPRAPSIAVASSVPSFGRIVSSFESTDSLENSLLNASSTDNNIPLIRLETEKKEEKLKANFLNIPDVKKPTAAFYPRVKHQDEPERKVGFTKAYEAKGVRYSRKLGQWPKKSIVHILRALKLMKTRDKNKRKAAIDRGKFSGGLIIQESSCSSVDHDLTDRSLDSRSDVPLSDKSSSTSSCSYSSVRKRLINNSFAFQEKTSEIIETVSKTVQLYNSGIDDHEPINKSEVCLQKIPKIGGMYSRRKSDKCLACLHLSVTKNPACLGELANFHDKVNRPASPTSEELIIDELNHILRKDSSFFRDDFNSERTSNVECSDIQSELFEDNRADDKPESFRINLSVLEPKNREQIENCSSSNLTEFKKPELISDKKSVVSSKSYMSTLSLTSDRSKTTSDMEDSDQAADEGGMEEGIGESKSGLLAPCHAPLNLRPSLEPLKALRSKKARSIQSRMTSLEKSTNIESDDKTEEEDIPTTAAKINDNNKTAEDKTAYKGNDNQANHDFATMENNKYLGADYCKEPGEFADVIDKFKFRVKDKSFRRLVINQIEETICGSNSGLEISVDEIFDKLNVSDEMLEHDPSDSFRAFTLIIADSEVLEIFLDLLLERTDRAPTFEEIMSHLTSVFAKRLEKQGRKTRETLRAEKATKRLLALLVNSKQYVGNRSKTFDNDLPCKQRAPINFRQLRRVLPVQSYNLIAPILGIPSWHPKHWTSIKDARKLKIATKTSASKVKSQPSVRFSHRQESEIEFDLVVHPPSLRKSPVEDDLESHKKQMNPYVSFLLKPRRKAVIWRPLTESDLEGYDPDATLNKRTGKVTDSICVEFCQWLRNLGGFDTTVDEQVLKDMFETDFTVDISKVMQMSQKELPVVPSAVAQIRNCPEAGELEKTRWHLMGDAKAETRKTRLVGFGSTLPRHLKYVPPNNKVEANWLVCEYIPHDLESMETVWKGITHLDSVKGFVNWLNTNSQVKPPEILESEINFKLT; from the exons ATGACAAAAATTTCACAATGtgtaaatgaatttttgaaaactacTAGGGTTAAAGTTACCGCGAAATCAATTTCTAAGAACTCTGTTATGCCTCTTCAAGGTACTTTAAGTTGCGACAGTGTCAATGCTGTTCCTTTATCGGCAGAAAGTCCTCAATTTCTTGAAAGACGAAAAGACCAATCTAAAATTGACGAATTCGTTGAAGAAAAATCTAATCAAAAGGaaaacaaagaaatttttgaagatgaaGATTCAAAAATCGACGAGAGAGGCTACGAAATTATTGACTTTGTCCAAAAACGAGTTTGTTTCTTCGACACCAAAGATGACGAAGACAATGTTGACATAGAATATCGCCGAACACCACGACCAAGAGCTCCAAGTATCGCAGTAGCAAGTTCAGTTCCCAGTTTTGGACGGATCGTTTCGTCTTTTGAATCGACAGACTCTCTCGAAAACTCTCTGCTGAATGCAAGCTCCACCGATAATAACATCCCGTTGATTCGGTtggaaacggaaaaaaaagaagaaaagctGAAAGCAAACTTTTTAAACATTCCTGATGTTAAAAAACCAACCGCGGCTTTTTATCCGCGAGTTAAACACCAGGATGAACCTGAAAGGAAAGTGGGATTCACGAAAGCGTATGAAGCCAAGGGAGTGCGATACTCGAGGAAATTGGGACAATGGCCGAAAAAATCAATCGTTCATATTCTGCGAGCGTTGaaattgatgaaaactcgTGATAAGAATAAAAGAAAGGCTGCAATAGACCGAGGTAAATTTTCAGGCGGTTTGATTATACAAGAGTCATCTTGCTCGAGTGTTGATCATGATCTGACTGATCGGTCTCTGGATTCACGATCTGATGTTCCGCTGAGTGATAAGTCTAGTTCGACGTCTTCATGCTCGTACTCGAGCGTCAGGAAAAGATTGATCAATAATTCGTTTGCTTTCCAAGAAAAAACCTCGGAAATTATTGAAACTGTGAGTAAGACAGTGCAGCTTTATAATTCGGGGATCGATGATCATGAGCCAATTAATAAGAGTGAGGTCTGTCTGCAAAAAATACCGAAGATTGGAGGAATGTACTCGCGAAGAAAGAGCGATAAGTGTTTGGCATGTCTGCACCTTTCGGTCACTAAAAATCCAGCTTGTCTGGGTGAGTTAGCGAATTTTCACGACAAAGTCAACAGACCAGCTTCTCCCACGTCTGAGGAGCTGATAATCGATGAACTGAATCATATCCTGCGAAAAGATTCTTCGTTCTTTAGAGATGATTTTAATTCAGAGAGAACTAGCAATGTTGAGTGCTCGGATATTCAATCGGAATTATTTGAGGATAACAGAGCGGATGACAAGCCGGAAAGTTtcagaataaatttatcagtCTTGGAACCGAAGAACCGCGAACAAATTGAGAACTGCTCGTCATCAAATTTAACGGAATTCAAGAAACCGGAATTAATTAGCGACAAGAAAAGCGTCGTGTCTTCAAAATCTTACATGTCAACACTGTCGTTAACCTCAGATCGGTCAAAAACAACATCCGACATGGAGGACTCGGATCAAGCAGCAGATGAGGGTGGAATGGAGGAAGGAATTGGTGAATCAAAATCGGGATTACTGGCACCCTGCCATGCGCCTTTGAATCTTCGACCCAGTCTTGAGCCTCTGAAAGCACTTCGCAGTAAGAAAGCACGCTCGATACAATCCCGAATGACATCGCTTGAAAAGTCAACAAACATTGAGAGCGATGATAAAACCGAGGAAGAGGATATTCCGACAACCGCTGCCAAAATTAACGACAACAATAAGACCGCCGAAGATAAAACCGCTTACAAGGGAAATGACAATCAGGCGAACCATGATTTTGCTACAATGGAGAATAATAAGTATCTGGGGGCAGATTATTGCAAAGAACCAGGTGAATTCGCAGACGTGATCgacaaattcaaatttagaGTCAAAGATAAATCTTTCAGGCGGCTGGTGATTAATCAAATCGAGGAAACCATTTGCGGGTCGAATTCTGGCTTAGAGATTTCTGTTGATGAGATTTTCGATAAGCTTAATGTGTCTGATGAAATGTTAGAACACGATCCCAGCGATTCTTTCCGGGCCTTCACGCTGATCATTGCCGATTCGGAggttcttgaaatttttttggatctgCTGCTAGAACGGACAGACAGAGCGCCCACTTTTGAGGAAATAATGAGTCATCTGACGAGTGTCTTTGCGAAACGGTTGGAAAAACAGGGTCGAAAGACTAGGGAGACTTTGAGGGCCGAAAAAGCGACGAAGCGTCTGCTGGCACTGCTCGTTAATTCAAAACAGTATGTAGGTAATCGTAGTAAAACTTTTGATAATGACTTACCCTGTAAACAGCGAGCTCCCATAAACTTCCGACAGTTGAGACGAGTCCTTCCCGTTCAGTCGTATAACTTAATAGCACCCATCCTGGGAATCCCATCCTGGCACCCAAAGCACTGGACCTCGATAAAGGACGCGCGTAAACTCAAGATTGCCACGAAAACCTCGGCCAGCAAGGTTAAGAGCCAGCCTAGTGTCAGGTTTTCGCACCGCCAAGAATCTGAAATAGAATTTGATTTAGTG GTCCATCCACCTTCGTTGAGAAAATCCCCGGTGGAGGATGACCTGGAGTCTCACAAGAAACAGATGAATCCATATGTTTCCTTTCTACTCAAGCCTAGAAGAAAG GCGGTAATTTGGCGACCTCTGACGGAAAGCGACCTCGAAGGATACGACCCCGACGCGACGCTCAATAAACGCACGGGAAAAGTTACCGACAGTATCTGCGTTGAATTTTGCCAATGGCTGAGAAATCTCGGAGGTTTTGATACTACTGTTGATGAACAAGTGCTCAAGGATATGTTTGAAACTGATTTCACTGTAGATATCTCTAAGGTCATGCAG ATGTCGCAAAAAGAATTGCCTGTGGTACCATCAGCCGTCGCACAGATTAGAAACTGCCCTGAAGCAGGGGAGCTGGAGAAAACGAGGTGGCACTTGATGGGTGACGCTAAAGCAGAGACCAGGAAAACTAGACTCGTAGGGTTTGGATCTACATTACCAAGACATTTGAAGTACGTACCACCTAATAATAAAGTGGAAGCCAACTGGTTAGTTTGCGAATACATTCCCCACGATTTGGAGTCTATGGAAACTGTCTGGAAGGGAATCACTCACCTGGACAGCGTCAAAGGATTCGTCAATTGGCTGAATACCAATTCACag GTGAAACCTCCGGAAATTTTGGAATCGGAAATAAATTTCAAGCTCacttaa